The window TCGAGTCCTGTTCTCGCTACTAATACCCCTTTACATATACGTGAAGGGGTTTTTTATTGGTTTTGCGCCAAGTTTGCGCCAAACTTTAGGAATTGTCGCCAGCACAGCTTTTCTAACTCTCTTTGAATATTACAATAAGCAAGGAATGGATAAAAGCCAAAATAAAAAGTTTCCTTATAAGCCTGCCAAATTTGTTGATGGGAAAAGACCTTATGTGGAGTTTTGGGTGTGGGATAACGAAAAAAAGAAGTTAGTCAGAAAGAGAACCTACAAAGATGCTAATGAAGAATTAGCAGAAGAAATAAACCGTGATTTAAAGGAGTTCAATATTTATGTTCCTTCAAATAACGAGAAGCTGATAAAAGAAAAAGAGCGTAGGAAGCTAATAGAAACCTCTGTAAACGCATTACAACTTGCATTTGATAATGCTAAACCTAGACTTCGTAAAAGGACTGTAAGTAGCTATAAAAGCCATTTAAAATACTTTTTTGAGTTTCTCAATGAAAACTACCCAGACCTTGCCATTCGTAGCTTACATACATCACACGTTACCGAGTTCCTAAATACTTTACAGCAAAAGAAAGGAATAGGTAATAAAACTAGAAACTCATACGGCACTACTATATCTGCCTTACTATCAGATTTAAAAATCTTAGGCTATGTAGATGAGAATGTGATGGAAAAATTTAAGAAAGCTAAGGTACACAAATCAAAGGCTCATCAATTTTACAACGCCCAACAAAGAAGAAAAATCAAAGAAGTTGTAAGTGAGGAAAATCCTAATTTATGGTTAGTGTGCCAGATTCTCTTTTACACCTTTGTCAGACCACAAGAAATACGTTTTTTGAAAGTAGGCTATGTAGAAACTGATACAAATAAATTATTTA of the Bernardetia sp. genome contains:
- a CDS encoding tyrosine-type recombinase/integrase; the protein is RVLFSLLIPLYIYVKGFFIGFAPSLRQTLGIVASTAFLTLFEYYNKQGMDKSQNKKFPYKPAKFVDGKRPYVEFWVWDNEKKKLVRKRTYKDANEELAEEINRDLKEFNIYVPSNNEKLIKEKERRKLIETSVNALQLAFDNAKPRLRKRTVSSYKSHLKYFFEFLNENYPDLAIRSLHTSHVTEFLNTLQQKKGIGNKTRNSYGTTISALLSDLKILGYVDENVMEKFKKAKVHKSKAHQFYNAQQRRKIKEVVSEENPNLWLVCQILFYTFVRPQEIRFLKVGYVETDTNKLFIPAEISKNKKNERIDIPTPLMQALSRSGFLSYHADHYLFGIDGVPSKRPTKEGQFTKEYKVIKDRLKFPKGYTLYSWKHTGVVAAYKNGIDVLEISQQCRHHSLDQTRTYMRGLGVYSSENIKNNFPEI